The Methanothrix soehngenii GP6 genome has a window encoding:
- a CDS encoding ABC transporter substrate-binding protein, which produces MALCLIASMLMASAWAAEYPLTITDSAGREVTFNQPIERVIVTSSDAAEAVVMLGAADKVVGISDTVKNKGYYFPDLKGKQSVGKWNALDYEMIGAIASDGEDAIVPDIVVIGYSYPDKSYGIYGLEEGLEPFENIKAVALEFTKPQNMTREIEVLGQILGKEEQASDYISWYDEKINSVKDAVDGMNLPEAYVEWSSSGGDISTLGPGSAFDQVLKVAKGYNIASALEESYPKVDWEWVVTENPEIIIVRQTQPAGHTEIGWESAPSQEASKLQAAKNELLDRSGASGTSAAKSDRIYFIDWDIMNGLDQVVGATYLAKVLHPDVDLNPEEVYREYLERLGLEYPEGRTMVYPEIED; this is translated from the coding sequence ATGGCCCTTTGCCTGATAGCATCTATGCTGATGGCATCGGCATGGGCAGCTGAATATCCCCTGACCATCACCGACTCTGCAGGAAGAGAGGTCACCTTCAACCAGCCTATTGAGAGGGTGATCGTCACCAGCTCGGATGCTGCCGAGGCAGTTGTGATGCTGGGAGCGGCAGATAAGGTGGTAGGAATCTCAGATACAGTGAAGAATAAGGGCTACTACTTCCCCGATCTCAAGGGAAAGCAGAGTGTAGGGAAATGGAATGCTCTGGACTATGAGATGATCGGCGCGATCGCCAGCGATGGAGAGGATGCCATTGTGCCAGATATCGTGGTCATTGGCTACAGCTATCCGGACAAGAGCTACGGCATATACGGCCTGGAGGAGGGACTGGAGCCCTTCGAGAACATCAAGGCGGTAGCGCTGGAGTTCACCAAGCCGCAGAACATGACCCGCGAGATCGAGGTTTTAGGCCAGATCCTGGGCAAGGAGGAGCAAGCTTCCGATTACATTAGCTGGTATGATGAAAAGATCAACTCTGTCAAGGATGCAGTGGACGGGATGAACTTGCCCGAGGCATATGTGGAGTGGAGCTCCAGTGGCGGCGATATTTCCACTCTGGGCCCGGGGTCTGCATTTGACCAGGTGCTGAAAGTGGCAAAGGGCTACAACATCGCCAGCGCCCTGGAAGAGAGCTATCCAAAGGTGGACTGGGAATGGGTGGTAACAGAAAATCCTGAGATAATCATCGTGAGACAGACCCAACCAGCAGGACATACCGAGATCGGCTGGGAGTCTGCTCCCTCACAGGAGGCCTCAAAACTGCAGGCTGCGAAGAATGAGCTTCTGGACAGATCAGGAGCAAGCGGAACCTCAGCCGCAAAGTCCGACCGGATCTATTTCATAGATTGGGATATCATGAACGGCCTGGACCAGGTGGTGGGCGCGACCTATCTGGCGAAGGTGCTCCACCCCGACGTGGATCTCAATCCGGAGGAGGTATACCGCGAATATTTAGAGCGTCTGGGCCTTGAGTATCCCGAGGGAAGGACGATGGTCTATCCGGAGATTGAGGATTGA